One region of Apus apus isolate bApuApu2 chromosome 6, bApuApu2.pri.cur, whole genome shotgun sequence genomic DNA includes:
- the LOC127386280 gene encoding uncharacterized protein LOC127386280, with product MTYISVDERQEHCRVILSCQNNQLYAQHGLKDFSVSSMHPLKNLDTRVFSGDFHTLGSCHTGKAPLAGPVENRMYRSVEDLHWATVADSGLYSHCRSLDNEIIFRSGGTSQWTEGCVDVAPVQSTLDSLRSFSLHTKQTSRSAQNVLLSPFAKVPQWLFPSAEERALHKDARKELKEKLRLHSSKVPEPCKPVCPQGTLPDLRAQEFFECQMCQQYKNGCAVNCCSVLVEHSALRHSLTGRQRLCFAHRIISPEDIKQETQRRLQLHRQNSSPDLPLQHAGESHEMAKSKTAETLEPCSRETDIKATLGPSRKGHCKGNLYIPTFEEFKEMRRKEANLSASCSGPAECLNKGLPANQMLEKENNKNVCPEALGTKTVNEATVTAEDDDNVFHENYTSAGFSQYPAIRDGLRMSSPEVKDRTLQITSLDRPLVPICSSPNPRSPLQAVAIHIAGQEMLSDEQQKGETRQLNDVLHLAGQSLASEAQSSCCSSLLLEATDLSSYGAKLQKMKDEFIGSALELIKKSCNAETAAESPSEGQCDLREPDLPPPEDSQQPTAMSMATETWEDKPSNETPSGTPPAENTPSPSCRRSSSDLAHESADGAKAQRECRLRPHFSDPMPTDSVKRKQLELKIAAAARQHAQKRRQERDYGPVVAKANLGHGGSFDETRRAPRGSLRSRRHWSNVSSLSTDSGIVGVNDLQDDLDPSKATRTKSVEVERADSGIGQMPARKWRNRASETLSSLQAWEAHRPCTDCGERDLPVETDVQNCNQRRADLCEKCCKRRTERKESVLEFVNTEASYGEDLRIIKEEFYLPMQAAGLLSQEQLLGIFSNIQELIDLNENFLEILQEEIDQAFDQGDDDLMTVCIGEIFLEFVNMLPAFQTYCLQQSSSVNMLNALEKEKELLRIFLNVSQNDNTALRRMNLRSFLMAPLQRVTKYPLLLSRIIKATTDYHPDHSNLREAKSRIESHLEHINMKTKQEGNTWTLRSFRQDSKKKREVINIEMRETALKTVGWLREETRFVMEGSLQLAQPPDGQWVKKGSKTLKFQNMQVLLLVNMKRVSESSLESAEPGPVKDAVLVLIRDKNNGKFHLLREPLRLSNCIVSTDPDCDDTFELIEIRREAFVFRDSDRARTHHWFRQIRRYSRELGSWKKRRNALPNIMISTPHTRP from the exons ATGACATACATCAGTGTTGATGAGAGACAGGAACACTGCCGGGTGATCTTGAGTTGCCAAAATAATCAGCTCTATGCACAACATGGCTTAAAGGATTTTTCAGTTAGCAGCATGCATCCACTAAAGAACCTAGACACTCGTGTTTTTTCTGGGGACTTCCACACCCTAGGCTCCTGCCACACAGGCAAGGCACCTTTGGCCGGCCCTGTGGAAAACCGGATGTATCGGAGCGTGGAGGACCTTCACTGGGCAACAGTTGCTGACTCTGGGCTGTACTCTCACTGCCGGAGCCTGGATAATGAGATCATCTTTCGCTCTGGAGGCACCAGTCAGTGGACAGAAGGCTGCGTGGATGTGGCCCCAGTACAGAGCACACTGGACTCTCTGAGAAGCTTTTCTCTCCACACGAAACAGACATCTCGATCAGCACAGAAtgtgctcctctctccctttgcCAAAGTGCCTCAGTggcttttcccttctgctgagGAAAGAGCTCTACACAAGGATGCCAGAaaagagctgaaggagaagctgaggctGCACAGCAGTAAGGTGCCAGAGCCCTGCAAGCCAGTGTGTCCACAGGGGACCCTGCCTGACCTGAGGGCTCAGGAGTTTTTTGAATGCCAGATGTGCCAGCAGTACAAGAATGGTTGTGCAGTCAACTGCTGCAGCGTTTTGGTGGAACACAGTGCTCTCAGGCACAGCCTCACTGGGAGGCAGAGACTGTGTTTTGCACACAGGATCATCAGTCCAGAAGACATCAAGCAGGAGACTCAGAGGAGGCTTCAGCTCCACAGGCAAAATAGCTCCCCAGATTTGCCCCTCCAGCATGCCGGGGAAAGCCATGAGATGGCCAAATCCAAAACAGCAGAAACCCTGGAACCATGTAGCAGGGAAACAGATATCAAAGCCACATTGGGACCGAGTAGGAAAGGCCACTGCAAAGGGAATCTTTACATACCCACCTTTGAGGAATTCAAGGaaatgagaaggaaggaggcaaATTTATCTGCCAGCTGCAGTGGGCCGGCAGAGTGCTTGAATAAGGGTCTGCCTGCAAACCAgatgctggagaaggagaacaATAAGAATGTCTGTCCAGAAGCTCTGGGGACCAAAACTGTGAATGAAGCCACTGTCACAGCAGAGGATGATGACAATGTGTTCCATGAAAACTACACCTctgctggcttttcccaatATCCAGCCATAAGGGATGGTTTGAGAATGAGCAGCCCTGAGGTGAAGGACAGAACATTGCAGATCACCAGCCTGGATAGACCCCTGGTCCCCATTTGCTCTAGCCCTAATCCAAGATCACCTTTGCAGGCAGTAGCAATACACATTGCTGGGCAGGAGATGCTCAGTGATGAGCAGCAGAAAGGGGAGACAAGACAATTAAATGATGTCCTCCATCTTGCAGGGCAGTCCCTGGCTTCTGAAGCCCAGTCCTCTTGCTGTTCATCGCTGCTGTTAGAAGCCACAGACTTATCCAGCTATGGAGCTAAACTACAAAAAATGAAGGATGAATTCATAGGTTCAGCCCTGGAACTTATTAAGAAAAG CTGCAATGCTGAGACTGCTGCCGAATCCCCCTCGGAGGGGCAGTGTGATCTGAGGGAACCTGATCTCCCACCTCCGGAGGACAGCCAGCAGCCCACAGCGATGTCCATGGCAACAGAGACCTGGGAGGACAAGCCAAGTAACGAGACACCCAGCGGCACTCCACCTGCAGAGAAT actcccagccccagctgccgCCGCTCCAGCTCTGACCTTGCCCACGAGAGTGCAGATGGTGCCAAGGCCCAGCGGGAGTGCCGGCTGCGGCCGCACTTCAGCGACCCGATGCCCACGGACTCGGTGAAGAggaagcagctggagctgaagatCGCGGCGGCAGCGCGACAGCACGCACAGAAGCGCCGGCAGGAGCGAGACTACG GTCCAGTGGTAGCAAAAGCCAACCTTGGCCACGGTGGCAGTTTTGATGAGACCCGCCGCGCCCCACGTGGCTCCCTGCGCTCCAGACGTCATTGGAGCAATGTCAGCAGCCTGAGCACGGACAGTGGGATTGTTGGAGTGAATGatctccaggatgacctggatCCCAGCAAGGCCACCCGCACCAAGTCGGTGGAGGTGGAGAGGGCAGATAGTGGCATTGGCCAGATGCCAGCCAGAAAGTGGAGGAACAGGGCATCCGAAACACTGAGCTCCCTGCAAGCCTGGGAAGCCCACCGTCCCTGCACTGACTGTGGAGAAAGGGACCTCCCAGTGGAGACCGATGTGCAGAACTGCAATCAGAGGCGGGCTGACCTCTGTGAGAAGTGCTGCAAGCGCAGGACGGAGCGCAAGGAGTCTGTGCTGGAGTTTGTTAATACAGAGGCCAGCTATGGAGAGGACCTGCGCATCATCAAAGAAGAGTTCTACCTCCCGatgcaggcagctgggctgctgagccaggagcagctcctgggcatCTTCAGCAACATCCAGGAGCTCATCGACCTCAATGAGAACTTCCTGGAGATACTCCAGGAAGAGATTGATCAGGCCTTTGACCAG GGTGATGATGACCTGATGACTGTGTGCATCGGCGAAATATTTCTAGAGTTTGTCAATATGCTGCCAGCCTTTCAGACCTACTGTCTCCAGCAGTCCTCCTCTGTGAACATGCTCAATGcgctggagaaggagaaggagttGCTCAG AATATTCCTCAATGTCTCCCAGAATGACAACACAGCGCTGCGGCGGATGAACTTGAGGTCCTTCCTGATGGCACCTTTGCAAAGAGTCACCAAGTAcccactgctgctcagcagaatCATCAAGGCCACCACTGATTACCACCCAGATCACAGCAACCTGCGGGAGGCCAAGAGCCGCATCGAGTctcacctggagcacatcaACATGAAAACCAAGCAGGAGGGAAACACATGGACCCTCCGCTCCTTTCGTCAGGACAgcaagaagaagagagaagtCATCAACATTGAGATGAGAGAAACTGCCCTCAAAACTGTAGGCTGGCTGCGGGAGGAAACACGGTTTGTGATGGAGGGGTCTTTGCAGCTGGCTCAGCCCCCTGACGGCCAATGGGTGAAGAAAGGCAGCAAGACCTTGAAGTTCCAGAACATGCAGGTCCTCCTCCTGGTGAACATGAAGCGTGTATCTGAGTCCAGCCTGGAATCAGCCGAGCCAGGGCCTGTGAAGGACGCCGTGCTGGTACTCATCAGGGACAAAAATaatgggaagttccatttgcTCAGGGAGCCCTTGAGGCTGAGTAATTGCATTGTCTCCACTGATCCCGACTGCGATGACACTTTTGAACTCATTGAGATCAGGCGGGAGGCGTTTGTGTTCCGGGACAGCGACCGGGCACGGACTCACCACTGGTTCAGGCAGATCAGGCGCTACTCGCGGGAGCTGGGCTCCTGGAAGAAGCGGCGGAACGCGCTGCCCAACATCATGATCAGCACCCCTCACACCAGGCCCTGA